A genomic segment from Chloroflexota bacterium encodes:
- a CDS encoding mandelate racemase/muconate lactonizing enzyme family protein, producing MKITGVRTRLYEFTAARALGDANLPTGSNKANGLAVFLDTDEGLTGCITGSPAARGSIHSLAENLLVGQDPRGVRGLWKRMVDAVFKGGNRGAITSAISALDICLWDLKAKINSEPLWRTLGASVPKVKAYASGIDMNLTDVEITAFYSSLAARGVHAGKLKVGVDHDADERRLALMEEALATSKKRPLLMIDSNEYWSPKQAIRRISQLEERFDLTWVEEPARRWDYRGLRQVSRAIKAAVATGENLHEIGDFMALIDQEAVDIVQVGSNTSGITGAMYVADVAYGFELPVAVMNCPGNFMAHVAAALPNHSMMEVVEAGREVCFTVDQRIEDGYIVLGETPGIGMVFDEEKLKALEVESLTPGVTLGSWGRRRGGGLFVVPPEEQDDLHL from the coding sequence ATGAAGATCACTGGCGTGCGGACGCGCCTCTACGAGTTCACCGCCGCGCGAGCGCTCGGCGATGCCAACCTGCCAACCGGCAGCAACAAGGCCAACGGGCTGGCCGTCTTTCTCGACACGGACGAGGGCCTGACCGGCTGCATCACCGGCAGTCCGGCCGCGCGCGGATCGATCCACAGCCTCGCTGAGAACTTGCTCGTCGGGCAGGATCCACGCGGCGTGCGCGGCCTCTGGAAGCGGATGGTCGATGCCGTCTTCAAGGGTGGCAATCGCGGGGCGATCACCAGCGCGATCTCGGCCCTCGATATCTGCCTCTGGGACTTGAAGGCCAAGATCAACAGCGAGCCGCTCTGGCGGACGCTCGGGGCGTCGGTGCCGAAGGTCAAGGCGTACGCCAGCGGCATCGACATGAACCTGACCGATGTCGAGATCACGGCGTTCTACAGCAGCCTCGCGGCGCGCGGCGTCCACGCCGGCAAGCTGAAGGTCGGCGTGGACCACGATGCTGACGAGCGCCGGCTGGCCCTGATGGAGGAGGCGCTCGCCACGTCGAAGAAGCGCCCGTTGCTGATGATCGACTCCAACGAGTACTGGTCTCCGAAGCAGGCGATCCGACGCATCAGCCAGCTTGAGGAGCGGTTCGACCTGACGTGGGTCGAGGAGCCGGCCCGCCGCTGGGACTACCGGGGCCTGCGACAGGTCTCACGGGCAATCAAGGCGGCGGTGGCGACCGGCGAGAACCTCCACGAGATCGGCGACTTCATGGCCCTGATCGACCAGGAAGCCGTAGACATCGTGCAGGTCGGCTCGAACACCTCGGGGATCACCGGCGCGATGTACGTCGCGGACGTGGCCTACGGTTTCGAGCTGCCGGTGGCCGTGATGAACTGCCCTGGCAACTTCATGGCCCACGTCGCAGCCGCCCTGCCAAACCACAGCATGATGGAAGTGGTGGAGGCCGGCCGCGAGGTCTGCTTCACGGTCGATCAGCGGATCGAGGACGGCTACATCGTCCTTGGCGAGACGCCGGGCATCGGCATGGTCTTCGACGAGGAGAAGCTGAAGGCGCTGGAGGTCGAGTCGCTGACGCCGGGCGTCACGCTTGGCAGTTGGGGCCGTCGGCGCGGCGGCGGCCTGTTCGTGGTGCCGCCGGAGGAGCAGGACGACCTGCACCTGTAG
- the trxB gene encoding thioredoxin-disulfide reductase, with translation MADEKTGVLWDAIIIGSGPAGWTAAIYAARATLKTLVFTGLERGGLPGGQLMLTTEVENYPGFRNGIMGPELMEEMREQAVRFGTQLVEDDVASVDFSRRPFTLTAEDGQEYKGRAVIIATGASALWLGLDSEKRLQGRGVSACATCDGFFFKGKDVVVVGGGDTAMEEASFLTNYATRVTVVHRRNELRASKIMQERAFRNSKIEFVWDSAVVDVLGEHGVEGVRLKNLKSGDESELKTDGLFIAIGHKPNTELFAGKLDMDPNGYIIQHDRTETNIPGVFAAGDVSDTRYRQAVTAAGDGCRAALDAEHFLTGEVALDWGHAEAEAAKA, from the coding sequence ATGGCTGACGAGAAGACTGGCGTCCTCTGGGACGCGATCATTATCGGTTCTGGGCCGGCTGGCTGGACGGCCGCGATCTATGCCGCCCGGGCGACCCTCAAGACCCTCGTGTTCACCGGCCTGGAGCGCGGCGGCCTGCCCGGTGGTCAGCTCATGCTGACCACCGAGGTCGAGAACTATCCCGGCTTCCGCAACGGCATCATGGGGCCGGAGCTGATGGAGGAGATGCGCGAGCAGGCCGTCCGCTTCGGCACGCAGCTGGTCGAGGACGACGTGGCGAGCGTCGACTTCTCCCGCCGGCCGTTCACGCTGACCGCCGAGGATGGCCAGGAGTACAAGGGCCGCGCCGTCATCATCGCGACCGGGGCGTCGGCGCTCTGGCTGGGCCTGGACAGCGAGAAGCGGCTCCAGGGACGTGGCGTCTCGGCCTGCGCCACCTGCGACGGCTTCTTCTTCAAGGGGAAGGATGTCGTGGTGGTCGGCGGCGGCGACACCGCGATGGAGGAGGCCAGCTTCCTCACCAACTACGCCACCAGAGTGACGGTGGTGCATCGTCGGAACGAGCTGCGGGCCTCGAAGATCATGCAGGAGCGGGCGTTTCGCAACTCGAAGATCGAGTTCGTGTGGGACAGCGCCGTGGTTGACGTGCTGGGCGAGCACGGTGTGGAAGGCGTGCGGCTGAAGAACCTCAAGTCCGGCGACGAGTCGGAGCTGAAGACGGACGGCCTGTTCATCGCCATCGGCCACAAGCCGAATACGGAACTGTTCGCCGGCAAGCTCGACATGGACCCGAACGGCTACATCATTCAGCACGACCGCACCGAGACCAACATCCCCGGCGTCTTCGCGGCGGGCGACGTCTCGGACACGCGCTACCGCCAGGCGGTCACGGCGGCCGGCGACGGCTGCCGCGCAGCCCTCGACGCCGAGCACTTCCTGACCGGCGAGGTGGCGCTCGACTGGGGCCACGCCGAGGCCGAAGCCGCCAAGGCGTAG
- a CDS encoding Stp1/IreP family PP2C-type Ser/Thr phosphatase yields the protein MTDAPRAHPPGSHGFPESDAPTGQLRPPQRLAIEVFGETNPGRVRPGNEDNLTWEDPAASEARTHGTLLVVSDGMGGHAAGEVASEIAVRTVRGRFYQSRSLPVGDAIREAITVANDAIYQAAQRHREQAGMGCTVVAMVVHDGDLTVGHVGDSRGYLIRGGRATQLTLDHSWVAMQVKEGILTPEQAEHHPNRSVLLRALGRQPGVEADVSQVQLQAGDILLLCSDGLTGMVSDAEIAEQAVRVPARELPHQLIELANARGAPDNVTVLIGHIVPADGAAATPVLDDRTTTLLAGPAGSRLQSPDAAPGNMPTDRLRPRGPAAPADQTVPLGVPAPAAGGAAGPGATAGGSPRGRPVVRARSTSVQTAGGLSELSRGRGRWIAGALAAFGLAAGLILISLFQLTRDSSPPTAASTSAAAQATAAPPAAAQPTAVPTVPPPISSQLPAAQATVTTPPQPGIPTISAMLPTPPASVATPAPSPNAVGSPAPPLQILPPSLATAQTILTPVLPSIPGKPRTGEAPSTSADAPNAGATSPDSGAPATVTPADEGAPAEATPADAPRTSELCARLIQVSREAATRAGCRPSDNESGH from the coding sequence ATGACTGACGCCCCCCGAGCACATCCGCCCGGCTCTCACGGGTTTCCCGAGTCGGACGCGCCGACCGGGCAGCTCAGGCCACCGCAGCGCCTCGCCATCGAAGTGTTCGGCGAGACGAACCCTGGCCGGGTCCGCCCCGGCAACGAAGACAACCTGACCTGGGAAGACCCTGCCGCCAGCGAGGCGCGCACGCACGGGACGCTGCTGGTCGTCTCGGATGGCATGGGGGGGCACGCGGCCGGCGAGGTCGCCAGCGAGATCGCCGTGCGGACGGTCCGCGGCCGCTTCTACCAGAGTCGCTCGCTGCCGGTCGGCGACGCGATCCGCGAGGCGATCACCGTCGCCAACGATGCGATCTACCAGGCGGCGCAGCGTCACCGCGAACAGGCCGGCATGGGCTGCACCGTGGTGGCGATGGTGGTGCACGACGGCGATCTGACCGTCGGGCACGTTGGCGACAGTCGCGGCTACCTGATTCGCGGCGGACGAGCCACGCAGTTGACGCTTGACCACTCCTGGGTAGCGATGCAGGTGAAGGAAGGCATCCTCACGCCCGAGCAGGCCGAGCATCACCCGAACCGCAGCGTCCTGCTGCGCGCGCTCGGACGGCAGCCGGGCGTTGAGGCTGACGTCTCGCAGGTGCAGCTCCAGGCCGGCGACATCCTGCTGCTGTGCTCGGACGGATTGACCGGCATGGTCTCCGACGCCGAGATTGCCGAACAAGCCGTCCGCGTCCCGGCTCGCGAGCTGCCACACCAGTTGATCGAGCTGGCGAACGCCCGCGGCGCGCCCGACAACGTGACGGTGCTGATCGGGCACATCGTGCCTGCCGATGGCGCGGCGGCAACTCCCGTGCTGGACGACCGCACCACCACGCTGTTGGCCGGCCCAGCCGGCTCGCGGCTCCAGAGCCCGGACGCTGCTCCTGGCAACATGCCGACGGACCGCCTGCGTCCGCGAGGACCGGCGGCCCCGGCGGACCAGACCGTTCCGCTCGGCGTCCCAGCACCAGCTGCCGGTGGCGCAGCCGGCCCGGGCGCGACAGCCGGCGGATCGCCGCGCGGCCGGCCGGTGGTCAGGGCACGCTCGACGAGCGTGCAGACGGCCGGCGGACTGTCGGAGTTGAGTCGTGGACGCGGGCGCTGGATCGCTGGAGCGCTGGCCGCCTTTGGGCTGGCGGCCGGGCTGATCCTGATCTCCCTGTTCCAGCTCACCCGAGACAGCAGCCCGCCCACGGCGGCCTCGACGAGCGCCGCTGCCCAGGCCACTGCAGCCCCGCCCGCGGCGGCCCAGCCCACCGCCGTGCCCACGGTGCCGCCGCCGATCTCGTCGCAGCTACCGGCAGCCCAGGCAACCGTGACCACGCCCCCACAGCCCGGCATCCCGACCATCAGCGCGATGCTGCCAACCCCACCGGCAAGCGTGGCCACGCCAGCGCCCTCGCCCAATGCAGTCGGCAGCCCGGCCCCACCCCTCCAGATCCTGCCGCCGTCGCTGGCGACCGCGCAGACGATCCTGACGCCCGTCCTTCCGTCGATTCCAGGGAAGCCGCGCACCGGCGAAGCGCCCTCGACATCGGCGGACGCGCCGAACGCTGGCGCCACCAGCCCAGACAGCGGCGCACCCGCGACGGTCACGCCGGCCGATGAAGGCGCCCCTGCCGAGGCCACCCCGGCCGACGCGCCACGCACGTCCGAGCTGTGCGCGCGGCTGATCCAGGTATCCCGCGAGGCCGCCACACGAGCCGGGTGCCGCCCGAGCGACAACGAGAGTGGGCACTAA